Part of the Aquimarina sp. TRL1 genome, GTGTTTATGATTAGAATCATAAACGCAAAAGAGAAAAAAAGCGTATGAATATGTTAGAGCTGGTTATTGAGTTAGTAAACTAAAGAAATTAGCGGTGCATTTGATCCAGAATTTCTATGATTTCTGTTTTTTTTCTAACGGATACAGGGATGTTTTCTCCGTTTTTTAATAAAAGGTACCCTCCGTCAGTTTTTATAAAAGCACTGATTTGTTGTAAATTGATTAAATGACTTTGATGTACCCGAATAAACTGATATGACTTAAGCATATCAGCAAAATATTTTAATGTTTTGGTTACAAATATTTTCTGACCGTCCAGGAGATAAAAAATAGTATTATTACTATCAGATTCACAGCGAATGATATCATCCAGGCTGACAATAATAATTTTATCTAGTGTATGAAGAGAAATTTTATTCGGTTTTTCTTCTGGAGCAGATAAGGTGTTTTTTAAAATATCCAATCGCTCTTTAGTAGGGTGTATTTGAGCTTTTGCTCTGCTAATCGCCAGGCTTAGTTCTTCACTGGAATAGGGTTTTAATACATAATCAATAGCCGCAAATTTGAATGCGCGAATGGCAAACTCATCACTGGCTGTAACAAAGATAATTTTAGACTTTAGATGTGGGAAAATTTCGAGAATATCAAAACCGGTTCCATCACCCAGCATAATATCCAGAAAGAGAATATCCGGTTCTTTGACCCGTAGGAGTTTTGCTGCTTCTACGACGCTTTGAGCTGTTCCTAAGATACTTATGTCAGTGTGGTGGCTTGTTATTTCTTTTTCTAAAAGCTGAAGCGCATCAGGCATATCTTCAACAAGTATAGCAGTTAGTAGGCTCATATTAATATTCAGTTTCTAGGGGAATTTTAAATTGTATTTGTGTACCTTTTACGGTTTGATCATCATCAATGATCTCACTAATTTTCAGCGCATCTTTTCCTGAAATAGAAACTAATCTTTCTTCCGTTACAGTAAGTGCCATTGATTGATGATCTGTACTGGTTTTTGATTTTTGAGATTGAAAAATACCAACCCCATTATCAAGTACACTGCAATATAAGAAATCTTCACTGGTATGAAATGATATTTTTAGGTGTCCAGGGTAGATTGCTTTAAGAATTCCATGCCGAATGGCATTTTCTACAAAAGGTTGAATTAACATAGGGGGAATTAGAATCTCTTCTGGATCATGTTCTGTATCTGTATTAATTTCATAAGTAAACAGCTTGCTGGACATCAGCTGTTCAATTTCGATATAGTGTTTTATAGTTTTTATTTCCTGATCCAGGGAGATATAATCTTTTCTCGAATTATATAGAGTTTCTCTTAGTAATACAGCAAATGTATTTATTGTTGTATTCATACGTTCAGGATCCCGGGTTCCCATAGCCTTAATACCATTCAGTACATTAAAGATAAAATGAGGATTCATTTGTAGTCGCAATGCTTTCTGCTCTAATGATAAAAGGTGATTCTTAAGTTCTAATCTTTCCCGTTCAATTTTCCCGGCACGTTTTACTCGTCTGATATAGGAAGCAGTTATAACGAGTAATAAAAAGATACTAAGCCCTACCATGGACCATTGAAACCATACTTTTTCATAGATGGGACTATCTATAAAAAAATGAAATGATATCGGATTACTTTCCTGCCATCGGTAGTTTCTGGATTGTGCTGTGAAAGTATGAGGACCATATGCTAACCCTGCCAGATTTTGCTTACTATCGGTTGACCAATCACTCCATTCCGAATTGTTGAGTTTAAACCGGTATTCGATATCCTGTGGGTGATCGATATCTACTGTTATATAATCAAAGGATAGTTCAGTTTGTTCTGGGGTAAGTTGTAGTACTTTTTCTTCTTGTACCCATTGGTTGAGGTTGATGGAATCAATACTTTTATAGGATACTTCTATATTTTCAAAATAAATAGAGGGAGCATGGCTTCGTTTTTCAATAGTTGAAGGCTTGTATTTGGTTAATCCGTATATGGCTCCAAACCACAAGTTCCCATCGTCGTCTTTAGTAGCTGCATTAAGGCAGGTTTCAATCCCCAGAAAACCATCGTTTCTTCCATAATGAAACACATCGAGAATCGCCCCCTTTTTATCCAGACTAATTTTATCGACACCACTTTCACTTCCAGCCCATAAATACCCTTCATTATCGAAGATAATTTGATAAATATTGTTAGAATACAGTTTTTTGACACCTTTTAATTGTGTGAAGTATGGTTTGTCGGTCATTTTTGCAGCCCAAATACCTTTTCCAGCGGTTCCGATATAAATAATTCCTTTGTGAAATAAAATAGAACGGATAGAGGTTTTTTGCTTGATGATACTATCGAAATGAAAGACGTTATTGTTTAGGATGTATCCTAAATGACCGTTTTGGGTACTGTACCAAACCCTTCCCAGCGAATCTGTCTTCATATCATTAATAAGCAAGTCTTTAATCCCCTGTTTTTTTCTAAAAACTGTAAGTTCTTGTATCTTTTTTTGATCAGGGTCAAATTGAAATTTGAAAATACCTGAAGAATAAGAAGCTGCCCAGATCGTATTTTTATGCGCATTGAGTACTTTAATCCAATCAGAAGGGAGTTTTTTATAGGTCGCTTTATCAATGACATAATCCGTACTCACTTTTTTTCGTATTGTGTCAATACTGGGTAATGTAGCGATACTACTATCAATTACAATACTGTCTCTATATGAAAAACGCCTATAGAGAATTCCTTTTCCTTCGGTACCAGCCCATAGGCTTCCTTTAGAATCATGTGTAATTGTTTTGATACGGACATCTGATAATGATGGATGTTGTTCGAAGTGTGTAACACCACTGGAATCAATTTGAACCAGTCCGGCTTCAGAGTTAGAAGCCCATATATTATTTTTGATATGATGAACCGCATATACCCGGTTGCCTTTTAAGCCATTGTTTTTATTATAATGAATAAAATTATTCGTAAAATATTTATAAAAACCGCCTCCTACAGTTGCAATCCATATATTGTCATGTGTATCGGTAAATGTCTTTTTTATATGAGAAACAGCAAGCCCTTTTCTTCGGTTTATTTTTTCTTTTATATGGTAGTTATGTAAGTCTAAAATAATAATACCCGCATTATCAGTAGCCATCCATAGTTCATTTTCTTTTTGAAATGACAGTTGGTTAATTCTGATATTTCGGTGCCTGATCCAGATGTTTTCATAACTTTTTCCACGAGTATTAATTCGTAAAATTCCCGTGTTGGCTACGGCAGCATAGAGAATATGCTGATGCATTCGGGCTGTAGTAAAATGATAGGGACTATGAAGGTCAATAATACTAGCATTTTGTTGTAGAGAATTGAGCTTCCACAATCCTTTATCTGTTGCAATCCAATATAGTTTTCCATCGTATACAATATCTTTAATACTACTGGTATTGATTTTGGGGTGGAGGGGAACCTTTTGGATTCCATTTGATTTGTTATACGTATATAATCCGATCGTACTACTGAGATATAGCGTATTTTTTATCGTGAATATTTTGTTGATTCTGGGACCTTCTACATGATAAAAACTTGATTTAGTCTTTAAAGATAATCCTCGCTTTGTACCAATAAAAAGCGTATCAGCCTGATATAATAAAGCGTTGATATAATTAGATGGCAATCCCTGGTTCTCATTCCATACTTTTATTTCATCTCCATCAAAACGACAAAGACCGCCTCCTTGTGTTCCAATCCACAAATACCCTTTATCATCCTGTATGATATCAAATACTTCTGATTGCGGTAACCCATCTTCAGAAGAATAGGCTCTTAGTTGACTATTTTGAGCTGTTGATAGTAGCGGAAGAAAGAAGAATAAAAGTTGCACATATCGATATAGAAATGATTGCATAAGAAGAACCGAAGTGTTTTTATGATATTTATCTCGTTCTGTGAGTATCACAAATATAAATAAACCAATTTATTGTATCATAGAAAAAGCCGACTATTCCTCACGTAATAGAATAGCCGGCGAATAGACAAAAGGATTCCCCTTCTTTTGTATACTTGTTGTTGAGTTTGTGTTAATAGTTAGTTGCTTGTTATAGCTGTAGACTGAGAAGGGGCGTAATTCATGTTATTCCATGTGAAACTTTCTTTTGTGGTCACAAATCCTTTATTGTGCGAATCTGTATAGGTAGTTTTAGTTTTTAAGATATTATTTTTAATACCGTGTTGCTGATTTGGAAATGTATATTGAAAATCAGCATTAGAATTTGTACAATACACATTGGTTAGATTAGGAAGTTTGATTACTTTGTTCTCATCTGTAAGCATATAATATAATGCATCTACATGAGCACAACACCCCAGGTATTCAACTTCTATTTTTATAACTTCAGTGATACCCTCTAATCCAGGAGTTTTATTGACAGATAAGAAGATACCCTCAAACAATTCTGTGTCTTCTATAGTAAAAGAAACCAGCGATTTATCGTTATCACTATTCTGATATAAATCAATCACATACGATGGATATTCTTTACCTGTTTTTTTGATCGTTTTCGTGTAAATGTAGTCAGTAGAAGCTGTGAACTCTTGACCACTAATTGTGTGTAAACTCAAAATCAAGATAAATATAAAAGCTATTTTTTTCATCTGTTTGGATTTTAATGATTACTGAATAACATCGTTTTTTGTTATATGGAAACGGATTGCATAAGGCAAATCCGTTTCTCATATTTTGAAAATATTCCGATGATTTGTGATGTAAATGTACAGTCAAAACACATGAGAAATGTAGGTAAACTAGAATTCGTCGATACCTAACTAGAATTCGTTTTTGATAGTGTATTGCATTGTAGTTATCTGCTTAATATTACAGCATAACAAGCAATTTCTAAAGGACTGACTCTTCTGGTATAGAGAAAAGGACTATACCGTATTGAAACAGATAATGTTATGGGATCTCTGTTGTAGTCAACCTGTGATAGAATGCCATTATGGTTATAAAATATTAGAAAGAGCATCAGTTTGTTGTTTGTTAAAAAAATAACATTAAAATGAAATTTTAAACATGAATAGTAGTAACTTCGATTTCTCTAAAAACAATTTATCAACGAGAGATATCGAATTTGTATATGAAATTACTACTGGATTTCATTTTAGTAATGGGACTATTGGTAAATAGTATGATTCTGTTTATACTTTTTAAAAATGAGCATAAAGAATATCACAGGAGAATATTATTTGCTATCTTTTTTTTGGTATTGTTAGTATTGATATGTTTCTACGGATTTCTACATAAAATACCATTTCTGTTTTATAGCACTTTTGTTTTTGAAGATGTATCAAATGTTTGTTTTGGTCCTTTATTATTACTCTATGTAAAGTCCATTTTTTTACCAACAGATTCATTGATAAAGAAGAATCTGATACATTTTATTATTCCTTTCTTTTATCTCATATTTATCAGTATACCATTTCTTGTTTCTACATGGAGTCAGTTGTTTATTTTTTCCTATCTCGAATATGTTGAAGATCTATCTTCATTATCAATTATTTATTCTTTGATATATTGTTTTGTATCGTTGAATGTCTTGAAAAAAGTTCGTCATATCATGGAGCATTATTATTCCAATACCAGTGGAATAGATTTGATATGGATAAAAAAACTATTATATGGAGGTATTATCGTTATCAGCCTGGATATTTTTACGACCATCATGGAGTTGTTGATAGATGAAAAAGAACTACCGTTTAATTCATTTTATGTTATAGCAATAGGAGTTAGTGTATTTGTTGGATATGTGGGGTATTATGGGATTATGCAATCAAAGGTACTATTACCTGAGTTTTTACTAAAAGACACATTCGATATAGAAAAAAAGTCTTCTGGAGGTACTGCTGTAAAAGAACAAAAGAAAGGGGAAGAAATAGATGCTTCAGAAGTGAAAGAACAGATTGGGTTATTAAAAAAAATAATGAGAGAAGACAAACCTTTTCTAGACCCCAATATATCGTTGAAATCATTAGCGTCCTTAATTTCGATAACAGATAAAAAACTATCAGCATTATTAAATCAATATATGAACATATCGTTTTATGATTATATAAATGGATATCGGGTAGAGGAGGTAAAGAAAAAAATAAATGATAGAACTTTTGATCATCTTACCTTATTGGCAATAGCATATGACAGTGGATTTAATTCAAAAACAAGCTTCAATAGAATTTTTAAAAAAATAGAAGGAATCTCTCCATCCGAATACAAAAAACTTCATTCAGATAGCAATACAAAACAGCTATAAATAAACTACCTGGGGCATTCGTTAGAAACAAATTTTCAATTTTATGGCAAGTGTCTAAGGATGTTATACTCTTTGGCGGTGCCAATAAAGATAAAAATAAGTTAGTCACAAATGTGTCAGGTATAAGAGTATAATGTACTATTTCTTTGCAGGATATATAAGGCTGTATTATTCCGTATGGATAAAAATGTATACATGAGAAATCTATCAGATACGTTTCGATACGATTCAGAAAAAAAATAGAAAAAATTCCCTTATTAGATAGTAAAACAGAGTTTTAAAAAAGGTATCAAGTCTTCTATTGGGGCGAATAAAAGGTTGAACCATTGTTTATTTGTTGTAAAAGTAGATGCTGTTGATATTTGGAGACTTCCCGATGATCAAAAGAGATAATTTTTAGAGAATAGGCTTTAAAAAGACCCATAAAAATAAGAGAAAGCCTGTAACAATTTTCTGATTGAAGACATTAGTATATAGAGCAGCTAACGAATCATTTATAAAGTAAGTGACACGTAAAAAAACATTATAAAATTATTTGTACACAGAAATTAATAACCCCTCCATGAGCAAATTGTATTTTATTCCTTTTTTGATTCTTTTTTCTGTACACGGACAACAAGACTCCCAGGAGTACTCCTATTGGCGTCAAAAAACAGATGAATTTTACAGAATACATAATGACAGTACAATGCATTATGCCAAAAAGATGCAAGAAACTGCAACTTCATCCTGTCAATATGTCGATGGAGTAATGTTCGAAGCGAATGCTATCTATTTTTCGAGAGATTGTGAAGCGTCAAAACAGCTATGCAAAAATATTTTGGGAAAACTGGATAAAATACAAGATGAAAAATGCTATTTGCGATTAAAATCCCATGTTCTAGGCAGGCTGATGTATATAGAAAAGTGCTTAGGGAATTACACAAAAGCACTGGAATATATAGAGATGAATAAGAAGTTGTTAAAAGCGACTAAAGAACCCCCCTCGAAAAGATCAGCAATCTCCGTATTGTATCAATCAGCATTGATATATAAAGAATTAGGGAGGTATCAAGAAGCAATAACAACTTTACATAATATTTTGCTTGATGATGCCACAAGTTTATTAAGCAATCTTTCAATCCCATCTATTTATATGGCTTTGGGAGATTTATATATAAAAAACTATGAAGTTTCTCAGCAACAGACAGATCTTGATTCGGCAGAGATATATTATGAAAAACACTTTGAACAAGCTAAAGACCTCAAGGGGCAAGAAGCTTATACCAAACAATTGAATTTTATTAATAAAGGCGTTATTGCACAACATAAAGGAAATACGAAAGAAGCGCTATCATATTTTAAAAGGGCAAAAAAAATCCCCTTGATAGAGATCAGACATTTTACGGACCAAAAAATAGATTTTCTAATAGCAGAAACATTCGATAAATTAAAAAAACCAGATTCTGTTATCTATTACGGCAATCAATTCCTGAAAAAAAATGAAAAATACGCAAGGAATGATCAGTTAAAGTTGGAATGTTATACATTATTAGCCAATGCACACCATCAGCTACAGGAGCTACAAAAAGCCTATAATTTTTCAGCCCTGGCCTTAATCGAAAACAGTAAACTAGACACCTTAAAAAGTAAAGGCTTGGATAAACTTAATTTTTTAGCCTTAAAACAGATACAGGAAGAAAATGAGTTGTTATTGTTGGAGCAAAAGAAGTCATTTTGGTTTCAACATAAGATCATTGTTGCTGTAGGATTAATACTTTTATTAATAGTCATTGGGCGCTTTTGTTGTACCGAAATTTCAAAAAAGAAAAAGAAGAAAGAGAAAGAGCTTTTAGCAGGGAAAACCAGGATAAAAGAGACAGAAGTAGTTAATCTAAAGGAGGAAGTATCCCCACCACAAACCATGCAGTTGAACATTAAAAAAGAGATTGTAGAAAAGGTTATAGAAGGGCTTACAAAACTAGAAAAGGAAAAAGCATTTTTACGAGATGATTTTAACCTTAATTATATAGCCAAAGAGCTAGGAAGTAATACTTCATATGTCTCGAAAATAATAAATCACCATACAGAAAAAACAGTAAAAGAGTATATTAATAATTTACGTATTCAATATATAATGAAAGCATTGCGGGAAGAACCTCGATTAAGGAAACACTCGTTAGATGCAATAGCAAAAGATGTAGGATACTCTAATGCTTCTTCTTTTTCTAAAATATTTAAAAAGAATGTAGGAGTATGTCCTTCTCACTATATCAGAGAGTTAAAAGAAGTCGTATAACCCTTACTTATTGATCGACTCCACGATAATTCCTATTGGTTGAAATCATACGCTTTCTTTTACTATTTTAGTAGCTAAACAATCAAAAAAATGGGAATACTAAATAAATTGTTAGGGAATGCCAGCGAAGTCTCTATTGATAAACTTCAGGAAAAATATGGACAACTCCTTATTGAAAAGGAAGAAATAGAATTAGGATTTATGCTGCTGAGAGATGTGTTTATGTTTACGAATAAGCGTTTAATCTTAATAGATGTACAAGGGCTTACAGGTAGCAAAGTAGAATATAAGTTCTTACCCTATAAAAACATTTCCAGATTTTCTCTCGAGACAGCAGGGACATTTGATTTGGATGCAGAACTAAAAATCTGGATATCGAGTGAGAATACCCCCACAGTGAGCAAAAAATTTAATAAGAGTATTGATATTTATGAAGTGCAAAGATATCTGGCTACAAAAGTCATGTAAGTAGACTTAGTTAGTAGCTGTTAATTCCATGAAATTATGAGAATACAAGATTGTATAAAGCTTGCTGGTATTTATTGTCTTCTATGGATAACAACTAGCTCTTGTCGGTCTGATATTAGCAGTGAAAAACATCAGGCTTGGGAAGTTTTTACAAAAAAAATAGAAACAGGAGATGTAGCATATTTGTTAGCACATTCACTAGATACGATTGATTGTGTAGACTGTAATCAGAGAGCAGACCAA contains:
- a CDS encoding LytTR family DNA-binding domain-containing protein — encoded protein: MSLLTAILVEDMPDALQLLEKEITSHHTDISILGTAQSVVEAAKLLRVKEPDILFLDIMLGDGTGFDILEIFPHLKSKIIFVTASDEFAIRAFKFAAIDYVLKPYSSEELSLAISRAKAQIHPTKERLDILKNTLSAPEEKPNKISLHTLDKIIIVSLDDIIRCESDSNNTIFYLLDGQKIFVTKTLKYFADMLKSYQFIRVHQSHLINLQQISAFIKTDGGYLLLKNGENIPVSVRKKTEIIEILDQMHR
- a CDS encoding two-component regulator propeller domain-containing protein, whose product is MQSFLYRYVQLLFFFLPLLSTAQNSQLRAYSSEDGLPQSEVFDIIQDDKGYLWIGTQGGGLCRFDGDEIKVWNENQGLPSNYINALLYQADTLFIGTKRGLSLKTKSSFYHVEGPRINKIFTIKNTLYLSSTIGLYTYNKSNGIQKVPLHPKINTSSIKDIVYDGKLYWIATDKGLWKLNSLQQNASIIDLHSPYHFTTARMHQHILYAAVANTGILRINTRGKSYENIWIRHRNIRINQLSFQKENELWMATDNAGIIILDLHNYHIKEKINRRKGLAVSHIKKTFTDTHDNIWIATVGGGFYKYFTNNFIHYNKNNGLKGNRVYAVHHIKNNIWASNSEAGLVQIDSSGVTHFEQHPSLSDVRIKTITHDSKGSLWAGTEGKGILYRRFSYRDSIVIDSSIATLPSIDTIRKKVSTDYVIDKATYKKLPSDWIKVLNAHKNTIWAASYSSGIFKFQFDPDQKKIQELTVFRKKQGIKDLLINDMKTDSLGRVWYSTQNGHLGYILNNNVFHFDSIIKQKTSIRSILFHKGIIYIGTAGKGIWAAKMTDKPYFTQLKGVKKLYSNNIYQIIFDNEGYLWAGSESGVDKISLDKKGAILDVFHYGRNDGFLGIETCLNAATKDDDGNLWFGAIYGLTKYKPSTIEKRSHAPSIYFENIEVSYKSIDSINLNQWVQEEKVLQLTPEQTELSFDYITVDIDHPQDIEYRFKLNNSEWSDWSTDSKQNLAGLAYGPHTFTAQSRNYRWQESNPISFHFFIDSPIYEKVWFQWSMVGLSIFLLLVITASYIRRVKRAGKIERERLELKNHLLSLEQKALRLQMNPHFIFNVLNGIKAMGTRDPERMNTTINTFAVLLRETLYNSRKDYISLDQEIKTIKHYIEIEQLMSSKLFTYEINTDTEHDPEEILIPPMLIQPFVENAIRHGILKAIYPGHLKISFHTSEDFLYCSVLDNGVGIFQSQKSKTSTDHQSMALTVTEERLVSISGKDALKISEIIDDDQTVKGTQIQFKIPLETEY
- a CDS encoding helix-turn-helix domain-containing protein produces the protein MKLLLDFILVMGLLVNSMILFILFKNEHKEYHRRILFAIFFLVLLVLICFYGFLHKIPFLFYSTFVFEDVSNVCFGPLLLLYVKSIFLPTDSLIKKNLIHFIIPFFYLIFISIPFLVSTWSQLFIFSYLEYVEDLSSLSIIYSLIYCFVSLNVLKKVRHIMEHYYSNTSGIDLIWIKKLLYGGIIVISLDIFTTIMELLIDEKELPFNSFYVIAIGVSVFVGYVGYYGIMQSKVLLPEFLLKDTFDIEKKSSGGTAVKEQKKGEEIDASEVKEQIGLLKKIMREDKPFLDPNISLKSLASLISITDKKLSALLNQYMNISFYDYINGYRVEEVKKKINDRTFDHLTLLAIAYDSGFNSKTSFNRIFKKIEGISPSEYKKLHSDSNTKQL
- a CDS encoding helix-turn-helix domain-containing protein; protein product: MSKLYFIPFLILFSVHGQQDSQEYSYWRQKTDEFYRIHNDSTMHYAKKMQETATSSCQYVDGVMFEANAIYFSRDCEASKQLCKNILGKLDKIQDEKCYLRLKSHVLGRLMYIEKCLGNYTKALEYIEMNKKLLKATKEPPSKRSAISVLYQSALIYKELGRYQEAITTLHNILLDDATSLLSNLSIPSIYMALGDLYIKNYEVSQQQTDLDSAEIYYEKHFEQAKDLKGQEAYTKQLNFINKGVIAQHKGNTKEALSYFKRAKKIPLIEIRHFTDQKIDFLIAETFDKLKKPDSVIYYGNQFLKKNEKYARNDQLKLECYTLLANAHHQLQELQKAYNFSALALIENSKLDTLKSKGLDKLNFLALKQIQEENELLLLEQKKSFWFQHKIIVAVGLILLLIVIGRFCCTEISKKKKKKEKELLAGKTRIKETEVVNLKEEVSPPQTMQLNIKKEIVEKVIEGLTKLEKEKAFLRDDFNLNYIAKELGSNTSYVSKIINHHTEKTVKEYINNLRIQYIMKALREEPRLRKHSLDAIAKDVGYSNASSFSKIFKKNVGVCPSHYIRELKEVV
- a CDS encoding PH domain-containing protein, which encodes MGILNKLLGNASEVSIDKLQEKYGQLLIEKEEIELGFMLLRDVFMFTNKRLILIDVQGLTGSKVEYKFLPYKNISRFSLETAGTFDLDAELKIWISSENTPTVSKKFNKSIDIYEVQRYLATKVM